In a single window of the Raphanus sativus cultivar WK10039 chromosome 9, ASM80110v3, whole genome shotgun sequence genome:
- the LOC130500273 gene encoding uncharacterized protein LOC130500273, which translates to MDAQRALLDELMGAARDLTDEERRGFKEIKWDDREVCAFYMVRFCPHDLFVNTKSDLGACSRIHDPKLKESFENSPRHDSYVPKFEAELVQFCEKLVNDLDRKVRRGQERLAQELEPPPPPSLSGEKAEQLSVLEEKIKNLLEQVEALGEEGKVDEAEALMRKVEGLNTEKAMLIQRPNDKVLAMVQEKKMALCDVCGSFLVSNDAVERTQSHVTGKQHVGYGMVRDFLAEQKAAKDKGREEERLVRGKEADDKRKPRERESESRRSGSSDRERYRDNDRDRDRHRDHGRNHRKHYDRRPRSGRDGRDRSRSRSPHGRSGRRRASRSPVRQY; encoded by the exons ATGGATGCTCAACGAGCTCTGCTGGACGAACTTATGGGCGCAG CTCGTGATCTGACGGACGAAGAGAGGAGAGGATTCAAAGAGATCAAGTGGGATGACAGAGAGGTCTGCGCATTCTACATGGTTCGATTTTGCCCTCATGACCTCTTCGTCAACACCAAGAGCGATCTCGGTGCGTGCTCGAGGATTCATGATCCCAAGCTCAAAGAGAG CTTTGAGAACTCTCCGAGGCATGATTCGTATGTTCCTAAGTTCGAGGCTGAGCTTGTTCAATTCTGCGAGAAGCTG GTGAATGATCTTGACAGGAAGGTAAGGCGTGGACAAGAGCGCCTTGCGCAAGAGCTTgaacctcctccaccaccttcTCTGTCTGGTGAGAAAGCTGAGCAGCTCTCTGTTTTGGAGGAGAAGATTAAGAACCTTCTTGAGCAAGTGGAAGCACTTGGTGAAGAAGGCAAGGTGGATGAAGCTGAAGCCCTAATGAGAAAG GTGGAAGGGCTTAATACGGAGAAGGCAATGTTGATACAGCGACCAAATGACAAGGTGCTAGCGATGGTACAGGAGAAGAAGATGGCACTGTGTGATGTTTGTGGTTCATTCCTTGTCTCTAATGATGCTGTAGAAAGGACCCAGTCTCATGTCACTGGGAAGCAGCATGTTGGCTATGGCATGGTCCGAGATTTTCTTGCTGAACAAAAG gCTGCTAAAGATAAAGGAAGGGAAGAAGAAAGGCTAGTCAGAGGGAAAGAAGCAGATGATAAGAGGAAACCGAGGGAGAGGGAAAGCGAGAGTAGGAGGAGTGGTTCTAGTGATAGAGAGAGATACCGTGATAATGATAGAGATAGGGACAGACACAGAGATCATGGTAGAAATCATAGAAAGCATTATGACAGGAGACCCAGGAGTGGGAGAGATGGTCGTGACCGAAGCAGGTCTCGTTCTCCTCATGGAAGGTCTGGTCGCAGAAGGGCGTCGAGAAGTCCGGTTCGCCAGTACTAG
- the LOC108826516 gene encoding protein RALF-like 9: protein MGMAKTIKVIFSLAFVVFLAFAATNIEARYISYFGLHKGDPEFGCSKLHPQFCKKVQANPYRRGCEASQRCRDNAQK from the coding sequence atggGGATGGCTAAAACTATTAAAGTTATTTTCTCTCTAGCTTTTGTGGTGTTCTTGGCTTTTGCAGCAACCAATATTGAGGCAAGATACATAAGCTATTTTGGCCTTCATAAAGGAGATCCCGAATTCGGTTGCAGTAAACTACACCCTCAATTCTGCAAGAAGGTACAAGCCAATCCTTATAGAAGAGGTTGTGAGGCTAGCCAACGTTGCCGTGATAACGCTCAAAAGTAG
- the LOC108826940 gene encoding cysteine-rich repeat secretory protein 8-like, whose product MAIFIRISAFLFYFLLVSLLSHQIMSQPQHMHTFCDKLSENFTQTSQYKSNRDTLLSSLRDRSSLETYYNATVGISPDTIHGMFLCRGDITKTSCSNCVKTATLEITTNNCTNIKDAIVYYEECMVRYSNVSFLSLVESGPWASRYSVASFPDSFFNPFQRTLSDKVEQLIILTASKTSLSSSTPYYVKDRKQVNNFDGSYTLDTMVQCSPDLDPANCSVCLRLAVQGVSSCCNNARIAQFFIPKCFLKYDTSGLPTTQSPSGSFSVHAMKGKHNTGASIIF is encoded by the coding sequence atGGCAATTTTCATCAGAATCTCTGcttttttgttttacttcttGTTGGTCTCTCTATTATCTCACCAAATCATGTCTCAACCTCAACATATGCACACTTTCTGCGACAAATTATCCGAAAACTTCACACAAACTAGCCAATACAAATCAAACCGTGACACCCTCCTATCCTCTCTCCGCGACCGTTCCTCTCTCGAAACCTATTACAACGCCACGGTCGGTATTAGCCCAGACACAATTCATGGCATGTTCCTATGTCGTGGAGACATCACCAAAACATCTTGTTCGAACTGTGTGAAGACTGCAACCCTAGAAATCACTACAAACAACTGCACTAATATAAAAGATGCTATAGTATACTACGAAGAGTGTATGGTTCGGTACTCCAACGTTTCCTTCCTCAGTCTCGTCGAAAGTGGGCCTTGGGCCTCTAGGTACTCTGTCGCCTCTTTTCCTGATTCCTTCTTCAATCCTTTCCAACGAACCTTATCAGACAAGGTAGAGCAGCTAATTATCCTCACAGCATCAAAgacttctttgtcttcttcgaCACCTTATTACGTCAAGGATAGAAAACAAGTGAATAATTTCGATGGATCATATACATTAGACACAATGGTTCAGTGTAGTCCTGATCTTGATCCAGCAAATTGCAGCGTCTGCTTGAGACTTGCGGTCCAAGGAGTCTCAAGCTGTTGTAACAATGCTCGTATTGCTCAATTCTTTATTCCTAAATGTTTCTTGAAGTATGACACAAGCGGTTTGCCAACAACTCAGTCACCCAGTGGCTCATTCTCTGTCCATGCTATGAAAGGTAAGCATAATACTGGGGCCtcgattattttttaa
- the LOC130500199 gene encoding uncharacterized protein LOC130500199, producing MSSGGYYRSWMDKPHLDPNTKLLTEEYVQGIKEFMRLVQQQPDAKNGMLRCPCSSCNNNKVIEEFNVWTHLYMKGFSRNYKVWYLHGETGYEYGSTSEPQPISEFQSDIRLEESRTDIDYGVGTEQMVHDHYRGEEPNPESRRFFDMLDAGKQPLYQNCRDGHSALSSATRLMGIKTDYNLAEECMDAITDFVKGILPEDNVAPGSYYEVQKLVAGLQLPYEVIDVCIDNCMIYWRADETRNECKFCGKPRFQETRGRVPIPFKRMWYLPLTERLKRLYQCERTAKAMRWHAEHSTNGEIRHPSDAKAWKHFQSTYPEFAEERRNVYLGLSTDGFSPFGKHGRQYSLWPVIVTPYNLPPSLCMRREFLFLSILVPGPEHPKRSLDVFLQPLIYELQQLWAHGFETYDVSCKENFHMRAVLMWTISDFPAYGMLSGWTTHGRLSCPYCQDDTAAFQLKNGRKTCWFDCHRRFLPPDHPYRRSRNAFTKNKQVFDGPPVEVSGEDLLKQFRYFDAERTPDVGGHENIRVSAVGELHNWHKKSIFWDLPYWESHLLRHNLDVMHIEKNFFDNLMNTFLNIQGKTKDNLKSRLDLVDICDRPELHVDENGTAPFPIYRLDGARKEEFFDWITDKVKFPDGYASNLGNCVDRSEGKFTGLKSHDCHVIMQRLLPFAFSALLPRNVHEAIAGISVFFRDLCSRVVTEEGINNLKTNAPVSMCNLEKIFPPSFFDVMEHLVIHLARELELGGPVQYRWMYIFERYMHHLKKMVKNLSRVEGSIVAQVINEETAIFAENYFPPEVHTKHRRPSRHNDRGERATYHVTVPSMFKEIGRLSGTFTKRRLTDTEHAHLQTYLLTNCEDVLQYESVYMAELRMTHSHATEHELQQLRDNGFAAWLRSYVNDGLARGFVFDDWIREFVQGPNYVVKSYPKFCTRGYAFTKKGHSKTTYDAGVSSSSGDDVYYGNIKEILEIQFPGMVGLRCVVFYCDWYDTTLDRGVKIDAFGVISVHSRRKLQYYDPFILGSQADQVCYISYPRVTYRDDPLPTAHISSPKPEIMSEESPRPAARRRSSVSSSRASGSSHEQNSFPAYIPAPPPAQQNPGVMPVELLVQQPGREHLPVLHPTPRRGHSTWFTKSSNGISRSINQMMYSMLQIGYTKWSEIPQEDQELWFRQFAQEFNWHPDHTETVRIRFKAKAMDSYTKQVNAWKKVWQKNKRPRNINGRVFEQLVAHWQKDETAETSSRNSKNRKSDRGGKGMYVHNLGACSMSTKEDELIEANDGNPVDRLQLIKVAHTNKKTGQIQDLLIKDVVDLVETEIASQSQPLSDDGDSVGASTNLSRLQINEMVEKAVPKRKGGFLVGLARRASSYPASSSQAPYADPMILDELHDKGERIVALEEQNATIQAENATILAENATILAELASQKKTNAEIMEKLNRLFASSS from the exons ATGTCTTCAGGAGGTTATTATCGTTCATGGATGGATAaacctcatttggatcccaacaccaaattgcttacggaagaatacgTTCAAGGGATTAAAGAATTCATGAGGCTTGTTCAACAACAACCAGATGCAAAAAATGGTATGTTAAGATGTCCCTGCTCTAGTTGcaataataataaagttataGAAGAATTTAATGTTTGGACTCATTTGTATATGAAAGGGTTTTCACGTAATTACAAAGTTTGGTATCTTCATGGAGAAACTGGTTATGAatatggtagtactagcgaacctcagcctaTTAGTGAATTTCAGTCGGATATTAGGTTAGAAGAATCTAGAACGGAtatagattatggtgtaggtactgagcagatggtacATGATCATTATAGAGGGGAAGAACCAAATCCCGAATCTAGGAGATTTTTTGACATGTTAGATGCAGGAAAACAACCTTTGTATCAAAATtgtagagatggtcattcagcctTATCATCTGCAACTAGATTAATGGGTATTAAGACAGACTATAATTTGGCTGAAGAATGTATGGATGCGATTACTGATTTTGTCAAAGgcattctacctgaggataatgttgCACCGGGTTCATACTACGAAGTTCAGAAACTGGTTGCCGGTCTTCAACTACCGTACGAAGTGATAGATGTATGTAttgacaactgcatgatctactggagaGCGGATGAGACACGGAAtgaatgcaaattttgtgggaaacCTCGTTTCCAGGAGACGAGGGGAAGAGTTCCGATCCCGTTCAAAagaatgtggtatttgcctttgacggaaagatTGAAGAGGTTGTATCAGTGTGAGCGCACAGCAAAagcaatgagatggcatgcagagcattccacaaatggtgagattagacatccttcagatgcgaaggcttggaaacatttccagtcaacatatccagaatttgcagaagagagaagaaatgtttatCTTGGATTAtctactgatggtttcagcccatttGGAAAGCATGGAAGACAGTATTCTCTTTGGCCAGTTATTGTGACACCGTACAACCTACCGCCGAGCTTGTgcatgcgacgagagtttttgttcctCTCAATTCTCGTCCCCGGGCCAGAGCATCCTAAAAGATCActagatgtgtttcttcaaccactgatatatgagttgcaacaactatgggcgCATGGTTTTGAGACATACGATGTTTCGTGCAAAGAAAACTTTCATatgcgggcagtacttatgtggacaataagtgactttccagcatatggtatgttatctggatggacaacacatgggagactatcatgtccatattgtcaagatgaCACAGCTGCTTTCCAACTAAAGaacggaaggaaaacgtgttggtttgattgtcacaGGCGATttctaccacctgatcatccataccGCAGGAGTAGGAATGCAtttacgaagaacaagcagGTGTTTGATGGTCCACCTGTGGAAGTTAGTGGGGAAGATTTGTTGAAgcagtttaggtattttgatgCAGAAAGGACGCCAGATGTAGGTGGACATGAAAACATTCGAGTCAGTGCGGTTGGAgagctacataactggcacaaaaagagtattttctgggatctgccatattgGGAAAGTCATCTATTgcggcataatttagatgtcatgcatattgagaagaacttcttcGACAATCTGATGAACACATTCCTTAACATCCAAGGTAAAACGAAGGATAACTTGAAGTCAAGgttggatttagtcgatatctGTGATCGTCCTGAACTTCATGTGGATGAGAATGGTACGGCCCCTTTTCCCATTTATCGTCTGGATGGTGCTAGAAAAGAAgagttctttgattggattacaGATAAAGTGAAATTTCCTGACGGATATGCATCAAATTTGGGGAACTGCGTTGATAGAAGCGAAGGAAAGTTTACTGGcttgaagagtcatgattgtcatgtaaTTATGCAGCGCCTCCTTCCGTTTGCTTTTTCAGCATTATTGCCACGTAATGTTCATGAAGCAATTGCAg GGATAAGTGTtttcttccgcgatttatgcAGCAGAGTAGTGACTGAAGAGGGTATTAATAATTTGAAGACAAACGCTCCAGTCAGCATGTGCAACctcgagaagatatttcctccatcattcttTGATGTTATGGAACATCTTGTTATTCATCtcgcaagagaattggaacttggtggtcctgtgcagtacAGATGGATGTATATTTTTGAGCGTTATATGCATCATCTGAAGAAGATGGTCAAAAATTTAAGCCGGGTGGAAGGATCTATAGTGGCACaggtgatcaatgaagaaactgCAATTTTTGCTGAAAATTATTTTCCACCAGAAGTGCATACAAAACACCGAAGACCTTCTCGGCACAATGACAGAGGAGAGAGAGCAACATATCATGTTACTGTCCCAAGCATGTTCAAGGAAATAGGACGACTTAGTGGAACATTCACGAAGCGGAGACTTACGGACACTGAGCACgctcatttgcaaacatatttgctcaccaactgtgaagatgttctacaatatgagag tgTATATATGGCGGAGTTGCGTATGACTCACAGCCATGCAACAGAACATGAGCTTCAACAACTTAGAGATAATGGATTTGCTGCGTGGCTTCGTAGTTAT gtgaatgatggtttggccagaggtTTTGTGTTCGATGATTGGATACGCGAATTTGTGCAGGGACCAAACTATGTGGtcaaatcatatccaaaatTCTGTACGcgaggatatgcattcacaaaGAAAGGTCATTCTAAGACAACATATGATGCTGgtgtttcatcttcttccgGTGACGATGTCTACTACGGcaacataaaagaaatattagaaATCCAATTTCCTGGAATGGTTGGATTGCGTTGTGTAGTATTCTATTGTGATTGGTATGACACCACCCTAGATAGAGGAGTGAAGATTGATGCGTTTGGTGTTATATCGGTTCATTCGCGGCGGAAACTTCAATATTATGATCCCTTCATTCTTGGTTCGCAAGCTGATCAG GTGTGCTACATCAGTTACCCTCGGGTGACGTACAGAGACGATCCTCTACCCACGGCTCATATCTCTTCCCCCAAACCCGAAATCAT gtCCGAGGAATCACCCCGCCCTGCAGCCCGTCGACGTAGTTCGGTGAGCTCTTCCCGTGCATCGGGATCGTCTCACGAACAAAACTCGTTTCCCGCATATATTCCCGCTCCACCTCCCGCTCAACAGAATCCGGGGGTCATGCCAGTTGAACTATTGGTTCAACAACCGGGTCGAGAGCATCTCCCGGTTCTCCATCCCACCCCACGACGAGGACATAGCACttg gttcaccaagTCGAGTAATGGCATTAGCAGGAGCATCAACCAGATGATGTATTCCATGCTCCAAATTGGATATACGAAGTGGAGTGAGATCCCTCAAGAAGACCAAGAGTTGTGGTTTCGTCAATTTGCG CAAGAGTTCAACTGGCACCCCGATCACACGGAAACAGTCCGTATTAGATTCAAAGCTAAGGCCATGGACTCTTATACAAAGCAAGTGAATGCGTGGAAGAAAGTTTGGCAGAAGAACAAGAGGCCACGGAACATCAACGGGAGGGTGTTCGAGCAGTTGGTAGCTCATTGGCAGAAGGACGAAACTGCAGAGACGTCTTCTAGGAACTCTAAGAACCGGAAGAGCGATCGTGGCGGGAAAGGTATGTATGTGCACAACCTCGGGGCTTGCTCTATGTCTACTAAGGAAGATGaactt ATCGAAGCAAATGACGGTAATCCCGTTGATCGACTCCAACTCATTAAGGTGGCTCACACTAACAAGAAGACGGGTCAAATTCAGGACCTCTTGATCAAAGATGTCGTTGATTTGGTGGAAACTGAAATAGCATCTCAATCTCAGCCTCTCTCTGATGACGGCGATTCAGTGGGAGCTTCAACCAACTTGTCCCGATTGCAAATCAATGAGATGGTtgaaaag gcTGTTCCTAAAAGGAAAGGAGGCTTTTTAGTTGGATTGGCCCGCCGTGCTTCTTCGTATCCGGCATCTTCTTCGCAGGCTCCGTATGCCGATCCCATGATTCTCGATGAGCTACATGACAAAGGTGAACGGATTGTGGCATTGGAGGAGCAGAACGCCACTATCCAAGCTGAGAATGCCACTATCCTTGCTGAGAATGCCACTATCCTTGCTGAGTTGGCATCCCAAAAGAAGACCAACGCCGAGATAATGGAGAAGCTAAACCGTTTATTTGCTTCGAGTTCTtag